Proteins encoded by one window of Vespula pensylvanica isolate Volc-1 chromosome 6, ASM1446617v1, whole genome shotgun sequence:
- the LOC122630282 gene encoding latrophilin Cirl-like isoform X2: MECRKGRRKGLLGGLLLAWLLTSGRTVVARNIERYDTAYACEGKTLWIECGEGKLIHLIRANYGRFSITICNEHGNTDWSVNCMSPKTFRVLNNECNHRNSCALNVRSEIFEEDPCPGTGKYVEAQYHCLATTTTTTSRPSPPWFITSQPSVWSTAKPTVRPPSRITTPAVQQPPQPPPAPSTPALPITTPPSPTSTRSFEDMDREDQDSTLPGKGVAANGAVIPPIAPETMQPTTTSTFAPWRTSRRPTVPSTYYPESSSNGQWYDYGRQACPPVIARNLSWNATRAGDVAVQSCPGGANGLARWRCLAKGDSAVWHRDTPDLSECRSVWLTSLENRVTDGDVILGISRELSQVTNNSRGLYGGDMMITTKIIKNMAEKMAQDIRTYQDPNQREVSVTELLQGVVRTGSNLLNEAQMASWKDLSHQEQMRVATSLLIGLEENAFLLADTLTQEKTITHDCRNILMEVRVLDTRNIGSDLEVFPNNIVEGRWTASTAHVELTRGALLENSEAGIVRLVFMAFNRLEEILQPQAEVPSVVTNDDSQSLPKRNTTRLLNSKIISASLGKGRHIQLSEPVRIYFRHLTLENVTNPTCVFWDYILSGWSEEGCQIRKSNDTHTVCECNHLTNFAVLMDVHAVRLDIAHQVALQIITYIGCIISVVCLVLAILTFQLFRGLKSDRTTIHKNLCVCLLIAEVLFVCGIGQTNQRIVCGIVAGLLHFFFLCAFAWMFLEGFQLYVMLIEVFEAEKSRLRWYYLVAYGAPLLVVAISCIIDPFSYGTDRYCWLRADNYFIFSFVGPVILVILANLVFLSMAIYMMCRHANTTVAMKSKEHSRLASASGKEENALPNKLQAHLAWLRGAIVLVFLLGLTWTFGLLYLNQESVVMAYIFTVLNSLQGLFIFVFHCVQNEKVRKEYRKFIRRHSWLPKCLRCSKTVTGSSGSSGTSGGGVGPGGNGGKEFASHNTSSNPSAPTTDSSGLSPHAASNYLVSGRSWAIVDRQPAVAVPSESSGTEAHIVATLPYARHAFLPSAPNIPKSATATWGHLNKNLMWKNISFKSYSRDSGHGGSEQEDSPRTHNTLTLGHSGRNRDRDRNRIIGSNDGSETMSGGRAATTAATTSVGTGRRAAMPYNHTYTEIVDGRNGGNGMHHQMHAHHGQHVHLPAHRGVGSVGGLTNEDDPVYEEIERGGAGGAVGEIQVSDMSDEDGRRQSDMSRQSSRSYGDHRPLIPYSPANDRNLLHYGQTMSDRVGNTHYDPTEYGPTVERTLNACWEKLRRQQARYELGELPRLPAGYGLPPQQDHTRTVAVLDGHTVVCHLQPQTDMYTGRGMPPPSYSEC, encoded by the exons GTGCAATCATCGTAATTCCTGCGCGCTGAACGTACGCAGCGAGATATTCGAGGAGGATCCTTGTCCCGGAACTGGAAAGTACGTCGAGGCGCAGTACCATTGTCTAG CGActacaacaacgacgacatcCCGACCAAGTCCGCCATGGTTCATAACTTCGCAACCGAGCGTTTGGAGCACGGCTAAGCCAACCGTGAGACCTCCCTCGAGGATTACGACACCGGCGGTTCAACAGCCACCGCAACCACCACCGGCACCATCTACACCAGCTTTGCCAATAACCACTCCGCCAAG TCCAACCTCGACGAGGTCCTTCGAAGATATGGACAGAGAGGACCAAGATTCTACCCTTCCAGGGAAAGGTGTCGCAGCGAACGGAGCAGTGATTCCGCCTATCGCGCCTGAAACAATGCAGCCGACAACTACATCAACATTTGCTCCATGGAGAACAAGTCGAAGACCAACCG tACCCAGCACTTATTATCCAGAGTCCAGCTCGAACGGGCAATGGTACGATTATGGACGACAGGCCTGTCCACCGGTAATAGCACGAAATCTTTCATGGAACGCGACTCGAGCTGGAGACGTTGCCGTCCAAAGTTGTCCAGGTGGTGCCAATGGTCTTGCTCGTTGGAGGTGTCTTGCCAAAGGAGATTCCGCGGTGTGGCATCGAGACACTCCAGATTTGAGCGAGTGTCGTTCCGTTTGGTTGACGTCTTTGGAAAATAGGGTGACTGATGGTGATGTCATATTGGGGATCAGTCGAGAACTTTCACAAGTGACAAACAATAGTCGTGGTCTTTACGGTGGTGACATGATGATCACAACCAAGATCATAAAGAACATGGCTGAAAAGATGGCACAAGACATTAGGACCTATCAAGATCCCAATCAAAGAGAAGTCAGCGTTACGGAACTCTTGCAAGGTGTTGTAAGAACAGGCAGCAATCTTTTGAACGAGGCACAGATGGCTTCGTGGAAGGATCTCAGTCATCAGGAACAAATGAGAGTAGCGACCTCTTTGTTGATAGGTCTCGAAGAGAATGCATTTCTTTTGGCTGATACTTTGACCCAAGAGAAGACTATCACTCATGATTGTAGGAATATAC TGATGGAAGTTCGCGTTTTGGATACACGCAATATCGGTAGCGATCTCGAAGTCTTTCCAAACAACATTGTGGAGGGAAGATGGACAGCATCCACGGCGCACGTCGAACTAACCAGAGGTGCTCTTTTGGAAAACAGCGAAGCTGGGATCGTTCGACTAGTCTTCATGGCCTTCAATAGACTCGAAGAAATTCTTCAACCGCAAGCTGAAGTGCCGTCCGTCGTTACAAACGATGACTCGCAATCGTTGCCGAAAAGAAATACGACTAGGTTATTGAACAGTAAGATTATCTCTGCTTCATTAGGAAAAGGTCGTCATATACAGCTATCGGAACCAGTAAGGATATACTTCAGGCATTTGACATTGGAAAACGTTACGAATCCTACTTGCGTCTTTTGGGATTATATTTTGAG tGGTTGGTCAGAAGAAGGTTGTCAAATAAGAAAGAGTAACGACACGCACACAGTATGCGAGTGCAATCACTTAACAAATTTCGCCGTTCTCATGGACGTTCATGCAGTTAGATTGGACATCGCTCATCAAGTCGCACTACAAATCATCACTTATATAGGCTGCATCATATCTGTCGTCTGTCTGGTGTTAGCGATACTTACTTTTCAATTGTTCCGTGGGCTCAAG TCCGACAGAACGACGATACACAAGAACCTGTGCGTCTGCCTCTTAATAGCTGaagttttgtttgtttgtggTATCGGACAAACGAATCAAAGGATCGTCTGTGGTATCGTTGCTGGTttattacacttttttttcctatgtGCGTTCGCCTGGATGTTCCTCGAAG GATTTCAACTGTATGTTATGCTGATCGAAGTTTTCGAAGCGGAAAAGTCTAGACTTCGATGGTATTATCTTGTTGCTTACGGAGCACCGTTGCTGGTAGTTGCGATATCCTGTATAATCGATCCATTCAGTTACGGTACCGATCGATACTGTTGGCTTCGAGCGGACAACTACTTCATCTTCAGCTTTGTGGGGCCCGTGATACTTGTAATCTTG GCGAATCTCGTATTCCTGTCGATGGCGATATACATGATGTGCCGACACGCAAATACGACGGTAGCCATGAAGAGTAAAGAACATTCTCGTCTAGCTAGCGCAAG tggaaaggaagagaatgcTCTTCCCAACAAATTGCAAGCGCACTT AGCTTGGTTACGCGGCGCCATCGTCCTAGTATTTCTACTAGGATTAACCTGGACTTTTGGACTTCTCTATTTGAATCAAGAATCAGTGGTAATGGCATACATCTTTACTGTACTCAACAGCCTGCAAGGCCTTTTCATCTTCGTATTCCACTGCGTTCAAAACGAAAAG GTAAGAAAGGAGTATAGAAAGTTCATCCGACGTCACTCGTGGCTACCAAAGTGCTTGAGATGTTCGAAGACGGTGACGGGAAGTTCCGGATCATCCGGTACGAGCGGTGGTGGAGTCGGGCCTGGTGGAAACGGTGGAAAGGAATTTGCCTCGCACAACACATCCTCGAATCCTTCGGCTCCAACGACGGACAGCTCAGGATTATCGCCTCATGCCGCCTCTAAC TACTTGGTATCCGGTCGAAGCTGGGCGATAGTCGATAGGCAGCCGGCAGTCGCTGTGCCAAGTGAATCCTCTGGCACAGAGGCTCACATCGTGGCCACCCTGCCGTACGCCCGTCACGCATTCTTACCCTCAGCTCCTAATATCCCCAAATCTGCCACCGCCACTTGGGGCCACCTTAACAAAAACCTCATGTGGAAG aacatttcttttaaatcgtaCTCCCGGGACTCTGGACACGGTGGATCCGAACAGGAAGACTCACCGAGGACACACAACACTTTAACTCTAGGCCACTCGGGTCgaaatcgagatcgagatcgaaaCCGTATTATCGGCTCGAACGATGGCAGCGAGACGATGAGCGGTGGAAGGGCAGCAACGACAGCGGCAACGACTTCGGTGGGAACTGGACGACGAGCTGCCATGCCATATAATCATACTTACACGGAAATCGTTGATGGTAGAAACGGTGGAAATGGTATGCATCATCAGATGCATGCTCATCACGGTCAACATGTACACCTTCCAGCGCATCGCGGAGTTGGCAGCGTTGGTGGCTTAACAAACGAAGATGATCCTGTCTACGAGGAAATCGAACGAGGTGGCGCCGGTGGAGCTGTCGGAGAGATCCAAGTGTCAGACATGTCCGACGAGGATGGTCGACGGCAAAGCGACATGAGCAGACAATCTTCGAGAAGCTACGGTGACCATAGGCCACTGATTCCATACTCACCTGCTAACGATCGTAACCTGCTCCATTACGGACAAACGATGAGCGATCGTGTTGGAAACACTCATTACGATCCAACGGAATATGGTCCAACCGTTGAAAGGACCTTAAACGCCTGCTGGGAGAAACTACGAAGGCAACAAGCGAGGTACGAGCTCGGTGAACTGCCGCGACTCCCTGCAGGTTATGGATTACCACCTCAACAGGATCACACAAGAACCGTTGCTGTTCTCGACGGCCATACCGTTGTCTGCCATCTTCAACCCCAAACGGACATGTATACGGGACGTGGAATGCCACCACCTTCTTACAGCGAGTGTTAG
- the LOC122630282 gene encoding latrophilin Cirl-like isoform X1 codes for MECRKGRRKGLLGGLLLAWLLTSGRTVVARNIERYDTAYACEGKTLWIECGEGKLIHLIRANYGRFSITICNEHGNTDWSVNCMSPKTFRVLNNECNDQQNCSIVASTSQFGDPCPNTHKYLEAHYRCVSATTTTTTSRPSPPWFITSQPSVWSTAKPTVRPPSRITTPAVQQPPQPPPAPSTPALPITTPPSPTSTRSFEDMDREDQDSTLPGKGVAANGAVIPPIAPETMQPTTTSTFAPWRTSRRPTVPSTYYPESSSNGQWYDYGRQACPPVIARNLSWNATRAGDVAVQSCPGGANGLARWRCLAKGDSAVWHRDTPDLSECRSVWLTSLENRVTDGDVILGISRELSQVTNNSRGLYGGDMMITTKIIKNMAEKMAQDIRTYQDPNQREVSVTELLQGVVRTGSNLLNEAQMASWKDLSHQEQMRVATSLLIGLEENAFLLADTLTQEKTITHDCRNILMEVRVLDTRNIGSDLEVFPNNIVEGRWTASTAHVELTRGALLENSEAGIVRLVFMAFNRLEEILQPQAEVPSVVTNDDSQSLPKRNTTRLLNSKIISASLGKGRHIQLSEPVRIYFRHLTLENVTNPTCVFWDYILSGWSEEGCQIRKSNDTHTVCECNHLTNFAVLMDVHAVRLDIAHQVALQIITYIGCIISVVCLVLAILTFQLFRGLKSDRTTIHKNLCVCLLIAEVLFVCGIGQTNQRIVCGIVAGLLHFFFLCAFAWMFLEGFQLYVMLIEVFEAEKSRLRWYYLVAYGAPLLVVAISCIIDPFSYGTDRYCWLRADNYFIFSFVGPVILVILANLVFLSMAIYMMCRHANTTVAMKSKEHSRLASASGKEENALPNKLQAHLAWLRGAIVLVFLLGLTWTFGLLYLNQESVVMAYIFTVLNSLQGLFIFVFHCVQNEKVRKEYRKFIRRHSWLPKCLRCSKTVTGSSGSSGTSGGGVGPGGNGGKEFASHNTSSNPSAPTTDSSGLSPHAASNYLVSGRSWAIVDRQPAVAVPSESSGTEAHIVATLPYARHAFLPSAPNIPKSATATWGHLNKNLMWKNISFKSYSRDSGHGGSEQEDSPRTHNTLTLGHSGRNRDRDRNRIIGSNDGSETMSGGRAATTAATTSVGTGRRAAMPYNHTYTEIVDGRNGGNGMHHQMHAHHGQHVHLPAHRGVGSVGGLTNEDDPVYEEIERGGAGGAVGEIQVSDMSDEDGRRQSDMSRQSSRSYGDHRPLIPYSPANDRNLLHYGQTMSDRVGNTHYDPTEYGPTVERTLNACWEKLRRQQARYELGELPRLPAGYGLPPQQDHTRTVAVLDGHTVVCHLQPQTDMYTGRGMPPPSYSEC; via the exons GTGTAACGACCAACAAAACTGCAGCATCGTTGCATCAACCTCGCAATTCGGTGATCCTTGTCCCAACACGCACAAATATCTCGAGGCACATTATCGTTGTGTCTCTG CGActacaacaacgacgacatcCCGACCAAGTCCGCCATGGTTCATAACTTCGCAACCGAGCGTTTGGAGCACGGCTAAGCCAACCGTGAGACCTCCCTCGAGGATTACGACACCGGCGGTTCAACAGCCACCGCAACCACCACCGGCACCATCTACACCAGCTTTGCCAATAACCACTCCGCCAAG TCCAACCTCGACGAGGTCCTTCGAAGATATGGACAGAGAGGACCAAGATTCTACCCTTCCAGGGAAAGGTGTCGCAGCGAACGGAGCAGTGATTCCGCCTATCGCGCCTGAAACAATGCAGCCGACAACTACATCAACATTTGCTCCATGGAGAACAAGTCGAAGACCAACCG tACCCAGCACTTATTATCCAGAGTCCAGCTCGAACGGGCAATGGTACGATTATGGACGACAGGCCTGTCCACCGGTAATAGCACGAAATCTTTCATGGAACGCGACTCGAGCTGGAGACGTTGCCGTCCAAAGTTGTCCAGGTGGTGCCAATGGTCTTGCTCGTTGGAGGTGTCTTGCCAAAGGAGATTCCGCGGTGTGGCATCGAGACACTCCAGATTTGAGCGAGTGTCGTTCCGTTTGGTTGACGTCTTTGGAAAATAGGGTGACTGATGGTGATGTCATATTGGGGATCAGTCGAGAACTTTCACAAGTGACAAACAATAGTCGTGGTCTTTACGGTGGTGACATGATGATCACAACCAAGATCATAAAGAACATGGCTGAAAAGATGGCACAAGACATTAGGACCTATCAAGATCCCAATCAAAGAGAAGTCAGCGTTACGGAACTCTTGCAAGGTGTTGTAAGAACAGGCAGCAATCTTTTGAACGAGGCACAGATGGCTTCGTGGAAGGATCTCAGTCATCAGGAACAAATGAGAGTAGCGACCTCTTTGTTGATAGGTCTCGAAGAGAATGCATTTCTTTTGGCTGATACTTTGACCCAAGAGAAGACTATCACTCATGATTGTAGGAATATAC TGATGGAAGTTCGCGTTTTGGATACACGCAATATCGGTAGCGATCTCGAAGTCTTTCCAAACAACATTGTGGAGGGAAGATGGACAGCATCCACGGCGCACGTCGAACTAACCAGAGGTGCTCTTTTGGAAAACAGCGAAGCTGGGATCGTTCGACTAGTCTTCATGGCCTTCAATAGACTCGAAGAAATTCTTCAACCGCAAGCTGAAGTGCCGTCCGTCGTTACAAACGATGACTCGCAATCGTTGCCGAAAAGAAATACGACTAGGTTATTGAACAGTAAGATTATCTCTGCTTCATTAGGAAAAGGTCGTCATATACAGCTATCGGAACCAGTAAGGATATACTTCAGGCATTTGACATTGGAAAACGTTACGAATCCTACTTGCGTCTTTTGGGATTATATTTTGAG tGGTTGGTCAGAAGAAGGTTGTCAAATAAGAAAGAGTAACGACACGCACACAGTATGCGAGTGCAATCACTTAACAAATTTCGCCGTTCTCATGGACGTTCATGCAGTTAGATTGGACATCGCTCATCAAGTCGCACTACAAATCATCACTTATATAGGCTGCATCATATCTGTCGTCTGTCTGGTGTTAGCGATACTTACTTTTCAATTGTTCCGTGGGCTCAAG TCCGACAGAACGACGATACACAAGAACCTGTGCGTCTGCCTCTTAATAGCTGaagttttgtttgtttgtggTATCGGACAAACGAATCAAAGGATCGTCTGTGGTATCGTTGCTGGTttattacacttttttttcctatgtGCGTTCGCCTGGATGTTCCTCGAAG GATTTCAACTGTATGTTATGCTGATCGAAGTTTTCGAAGCGGAAAAGTCTAGACTTCGATGGTATTATCTTGTTGCTTACGGAGCACCGTTGCTGGTAGTTGCGATATCCTGTATAATCGATCCATTCAGTTACGGTACCGATCGATACTGTTGGCTTCGAGCGGACAACTACTTCATCTTCAGCTTTGTGGGGCCCGTGATACTTGTAATCTTG GCGAATCTCGTATTCCTGTCGATGGCGATATACATGATGTGCCGACACGCAAATACGACGGTAGCCATGAAGAGTAAAGAACATTCTCGTCTAGCTAGCGCAAG tggaaaggaagagaatgcTCTTCCCAACAAATTGCAAGCGCACTT AGCTTGGTTACGCGGCGCCATCGTCCTAGTATTTCTACTAGGATTAACCTGGACTTTTGGACTTCTCTATTTGAATCAAGAATCAGTGGTAATGGCATACATCTTTACTGTACTCAACAGCCTGCAAGGCCTTTTCATCTTCGTATTCCACTGCGTTCAAAACGAAAAG GTAAGAAAGGAGTATAGAAAGTTCATCCGACGTCACTCGTGGCTACCAAAGTGCTTGAGATGTTCGAAGACGGTGACGGGAAGTTCCGGATCATCCGGTACGAGCGGTGGTGGAGTCGGGCCTGGTGGAAACGGTGGAAAGGAATTTGCCTCGCACAACACATCCTCGAATCCTTCGGCTCCAACGACGGACAGCTCAGGATTATCGCCTCATGCCGCCTCTAAC TACTTGGTATCCGGTCGAAGCTGGGCGATAGTCGATAGGCAGCCGGCAGTCGCTGTGCCAAGTGAATCCTCTGGCACAGAGGCTCACATCGTGGCCACCCTGCCGTACGCCCGTCACGCATTCTTACCCTCAGCTCCTAATATCCCCAAATCTGCCACCGCCACTTGGGGCCACCTTAACAAAAACCTCATGTGGAAG aacatttcttttaaatcgtaCTCCCGGGACTCTGGACACGGTGGATCCGAACAGGAAGACTCACCGAGGACACACAACACTTTAACTCTAGGCCACTCGGGTCgaaatcgagatcgagatcgaaaCCGTATTATCGGCTCGAACGATGGCAGCGAGACGATGAGCGGTGGAAGGGCAGCAACGACAGCGGCAACGACTTCGGTGGGAACTGGACGACGAGCTGCCATGCCATATAATCATACTTACACGGAAATCGTTGATGGTAGAAACGGTGGAAATGGTATGCATCATCAGATGCATGCTCATCACGGTCAACATGTACACCTTCCAGCGCATCGCGGAGTTGGCAGCGTTGGTGGCTTAACAAACGAAGATGATCCTGTCTACGAGGAAATCGAACGAGGTGGCGCCGGTGGAGCTGTCGGAGAGATCCAAGTGTCAGACATGTCCGACGAGGATGGTCGACGGCAAAGCGACATGAGCAGACAATCTTCGAGAAGCTACGGTGACCATAGGCCACTGATTCCATACTCACCTGCTAACGATCGTAACCTGCTCCATTACGGACAAACGATGAGCGATCGTGTTGGAAACACTCATTACGATCCAACGGAATATGGTCCAACCGTTGAAAGGACCTTAAACGCCTGCTGGGAGAAACTACGAAGGCAACAAGCGAGGTACGAGCTCGGTGAACTGCCGCGACTCCCTGCAGGTTATGGATTACCACCTCAACAGGATCACACAAGAACCGTTGCTGTTCTCGACGGCCATACCGTTGTCTGCCATCTTCAACCCCAAACGGACATGTATACGGGACGTGGAATGCCACCACCTTCTTACAGCGAGTGTTAG